CCCCCGCTGCGCCGCCTGTGCCACCGCCCGGGTGAATTGGTCGATGTCATAGGGCTTCAACAGCAACTCGATGACATCCGGACCGGTGTATTCCTGCGCGCCCTCGCGGTTGGTGGTGGTGAGCACGAAGGGGATGCCCGCGGCGGCCGGGTGCGCGGCCAGCTTCTGGAACGCGTGCCAGCTCAGGGCGAAGGGCACGCTGATGTCGTAGACGATGACCGCTGGCGCCGTCTCCCGCACCAGCGTGGCGAAGTCCAGGGGGCCGCGGATGACGTCCTGCACGCGCACGCCCTTCGTCTGGAAGCCCGCCTCATCGAGGACCTCTTCCAGCGCTTCGATGAGATCTTCACTCCCGTTGAGCACCAGCACGGTGGGTCGTTTTCCCATGCCGGGAAGTTGCGTCCTCCCGTCCGGGTGAAAAGCGTCAGATGGGCAGCGGATGTAGCTCATCCGACAGAGCCGCCGGTCGCCCGGACGGCCGTCAGGCGTGGCCCACCAGAGGCCCCGCGCGAGGCAGCCGCACCCGGAAGGTGGCCCCCTGTCCCAGGGTGCTCGTCACCGACACCTCCCCGCCGTGTGCCTCCACGATGCGGTGCAGGCGGTACAGCCCCAGCCCCAACCCGCCGTAGTTGCGCGTGGGCACCGCGCGCTCGAATCGGCGGAAGAGGCCATCCACCCGGTCCGGCGCGATGCCGATGCCGTGGTCCCTCACCACCAGCCAGGCCGTGTCCTTGTCCGCCCGGACCTCCAGCTCCACGGGCTTGCCCGGACCGAACTTCACCGCGTTCACCAAGAGGTGCGTCACCACCTGCCCCAGCCGCAGCGCGTCCCAGTGGCCCACCGCGGACGCCACGTCGCGCACCACCAGCAGGCACCCCGCGCGCGCCGCCATCTCCTCCCAGCGCACCACCACGTCCCGCACCACCTGCCCCAGGTCCACGTCCTCCAGGTTCAGCCGGGGCGCGTGGCTCTGCATCTGCGACACGTCCAGCAGCCCCTCCACCAGGTCCGCCAGCCGCTGCACCTGCCGGTCCGCCGCCACCAGCGCGCGCTCCAGCCGCTCCGGCGCCACCTGCCGCTCGTGCTTCAGCGCCGCCGCCGTGCCCTGCACGCGCAGCCGCAGCGCGGCCAGGGGCGTGCGCAACTCGTGCGCGGCCACCGCCAGGAACTCGTCCCGCACGCGCACCGCCTCGCGCGCCTCGCGGTACAGCCGCAGCTGCTCCGTCACGTCGCCGATGATGCCCGCCATGCGCACCGGCCGGCCCTGCGCGTCGCGGATGGCCCGGCCCCGGCTCACGCACGAGCGGTAGCCCCCGGCCTCGTGCCTCAGCCGGAAGGACACGTCATACGGCGCGCCCTGCTCCAGGTGCAGCGCCAGCGCGGACGCCACCGCGTCCCGGTCCTCCGGGTGCACCCGCGCGAGGAAGGCCTCGGAGGTCCCCGGGAAGTCCTCCGGCTTGAGCCCCAGCATCTCCAGCAGGCGCGGGCTCCAGTACATGCGCTGGTTGCGCACGTCCCAATCCCACACACCGTCATAGGAGCCGGCCACCACCAGCCGGTAGCGCTCCTCGCTCTCGCGCGCGGTGCGCTCGGCCTGCTCCAGCAGTCCCACCCGCCGCTCCAGCTGGCGCACCATCGCGTACAGGTGCGTCTCCGTGGAGAACTCGCCGGGCACGGGCGCGGGCGCGGGCCCCTCCGCGCGGGACTCGCGCAGCAGCGTGGCCACCAGCTCGTCATCCCCCTGCGCGCGCCGCACGAAGCCGTTGGCCCCCACGTTGGCCGCCATGCGCAGGTCCAGCTCGTCCGGCGACGTGGCGTGCGTGAGGATGACCGGCACGCGCGCGAGCTTGGGGTCCTGGCGCAGGGCCAGGCACAGCCGGAAGCCGTCCAGCCGGGGCATCAGCACGTCCGCCAGCACGATGTCCGGCGGGTGCCTCCGTGCCAGCTCCAGCGCGGACAGACCGTCCTCCGCCTCCATGATCTCGAAGCGGAAGGGTGCCAGCGCCAGCTGCAGGAGCTTGCGGTAGACGGGGTCGTCCTCCGCCACCAGCACCCGCAGCCCGGCCCGGCGGTCCCCCGCCTCCCGTGCCTCCCGCGGCAGGGCCTGACGCACCGCCTCCACCCGAGCCCCCAGCGACATCCCCGGCGCGAGGAACCCCGCCACCGGAAGGCCCGACCGCCGCAAGGCGTCCTGCTCGGCCGGCGGCGCCTCCACCCAGAGGGGCGCACCGGACGCGGCCAGCGCCTCACGCAGCGCGTCCAACCGCCCCGCCGCCGAGGCCAGCAGCGCCCCCGCCGCCAGCACCAGGTGCACCGGCGGGGACTCGACAAGCGCCTGCACCCCTGGCTCCACCCCCGCCGCCAACAGCACCCGCCAACCCTGCCCCTGGAACGCCAGGGACAGGAGCTCCCGGTGGGGATCCGGGGCTTCGACGAGCAGCAGGGTGGGCTTCATTTAGGGGGCGGGAGGAGGAAGACGGGCGCGGGCGACAGGTCGTTCTGGAAGGCGGGACCCCAACGGCCCGCCACCAGGGTGTGGAAAGGGCGCAGTCTGGTGACAGGGCCCTCTGAGTCAAGGCAACCCTTTGGAAGTGTTGGAAGTTGGAAGGCCACGAGCCAGGGGAACCCGCCGCTGGCCTGCCGCGTCACTGGTACAACCGGGCTACAGGTACACTTCGTTTGCACGGGCGTGGGGGACGCGAACGCGGCGGTGTGTTATTCGACCGCCCATGGGTGCCAAGAAAGTCACGGCGCAGGAGAAGCTGACCGGGTTCCAGGACCGGATTCGCGCCGCGGGGCTGCGCAGCACCGCCCCCCGCGTGGCCGTGCTGCGCAAGCTGGAGACCGCCACCGCCCCCATGAGCCACGCGGACCTGGTGGAGGAGCTGGGCGGCGAGGGCTACGACCGCGTCACCATCTACCGCAACCTCACCGACCTCACCGAGGCCGGCCTCGTCGTGCGCGCCGACCTGGGCGACCACGTCTGGCGCTTCGAGCTCAAGCGCGCTGGCGCCACCGAGCACACCAACAACCACCCCCACTTCACCTGCACCGACTGCGGCACCGTCGCCTGCCTCCCCGAGGAGTCCGTGCGCCTCACCACCGCCCGGGGCGTCCCCCGCGCCGTGTCGCAGCGCGCCGTGGAAGTGCAGCTGCGCGGTCTCTGCGACCGCTGCGAGTAGCCTCCCCCTCCAGCCTGCCAGGCGAGCCCCCGTTGGGATGTGCTCACTGGTAGGCAGACGCCTACATGTGAGCTTCCGCTCTCCTGCCCCCGGACACAGATTCGTCCTGGCGAAGGCGGGGACCCACCGTTCCGGCTCGGGGAACGGCGCGGGCGCTCCAGGGTTCGCAGGGGGATTGGGATGGAAGCCCATCACACGTTGCTGGTCGTCGACGACGACATGGACATCCGGGATGCGCTCCAGGACGCGCTGGAGCTGGAGGGCTACGCCGTGCAGCTGGCGGCGGACGGGCTGGAGGCGCTGGAGCGGCTGCGCTCGTCGGAGCCCCGGCCACAGCTCATCCTCCTGGACCTGATGATGCCGCGCATGGACGGCATCGCGTTCCGCGAGGCGCTGCGCCACGAGCGCGCGTGCTCGGACATCCCGGTGGTGGTGGCCAGCGCGGACCTGGACGTGCGCGACACGGTGGATGGCATGGGCGTGGCGGGCTACCTGCGCAAGCCCCTGGACCTGTCCGCGCTGCTCACCACCGTGAAGCAGCTGTGCCTGCCTGTCTGAACAGTGAGCACCAAACCCATACACGAAAGGGAGCGCAACCATGAAGAAGCTCATCATCGCGGCAGTGATGTCCCTGGGAACGGCTGCCTTCGCGCAGGAGGCCACCGGCACGCCGGAGAACCCGGCGCCGAGCGCGCCCAGCTCACGGCAGATGAACGGCCCCTCCACGGGCATCGAGGCCCAGGAGGTGGGCCCCGCCATCGGTGACGCCGCCAAGAAGGCCGTGGGCGCGCAGACCTCCAAGGAGGAGGCGGCGCAGACGGGCGTGTGGAAGGAGAAGCACGCCTTCACCATGGAAGGCACCGTCAAGACCAAGGACGACGACGACATCACCCTGGCGCGCAAGGACACGCTGCCGGAGGTGAAGCTGGACGTGCGCGACAAGACGAAGGTGACCCTGGACGACAAGCCGGCGAAGGTGAGCGACCTGCCGGAGGGCGCCAAGGTGCGCGCGAAGTTCCAGCTGGAGGGGGATGACTCCGTCGCGCTGGAGCTGAAGGCGACCTCGCCCAAGCCCAAGAAGTAGTCCGGCGGTCGGATAGACCCTTCAATGCCTTTCACCGGGCCCGCTTCCCACCAGGGGAGCGGGCCCGTCTTTTTTACGCCCTTTCAGGGTCGCCCGGTTCCCTGGCTGGGAAGGAATTTTCCCTCTCGCCAGGGAATGCCGCACGGACAGCCTGCTCTCCGGGGCGGGTACGCCGCTTGCTTAGGTGGCGCGTACGCGTAGGGAGACCATGGTGAATCGACGACTGCTGGGGCTGGGCGTGTGTGCGGGTGCGGTGATGCTGTCGGCGTGGGGGTGCGGCGGGACGGATTCGCCCACGACGCCCATTGATGACACGGACAAGGTCGACCCACGGGTGGAGGTGGATGCGGGGACCGGCGGTGACACCGACGCCGGGACGGAAGTGGATGCGGGCACGGATGCCGGCACCGACATCGATGCGGGGACGGATGCGGGGACCGGCACCGACGCCGGAACGGATGCGGGCACGGACGCCGGCACCGACGGCGGCACGGACGCGGGCACGGTGGTGGATCCGTGGCCGGCGGATCCGATGACGAACTATTCGGACCGCTACGGCATCGGCAAGGTGAAGTCGGTCGGCATCGACCTGGGCAAGAACATCTGGGTGCTGGACGGCGCCCGCATTGGCGTGGTGCGCGCTGACACGCAGAAGCTGGTCTGGGTGGCGGGCCCCGTGGGCCAGGCGGCGGATGGCCAGAACTCCAGCGTCATCTGCGGCGGCGAGGCGGGCCGCGCCTACGTGGGCTACTACGCCCAGGACCTGGGCGTGGATCCGGAGTGGCCGGACATCCACACCAACTTCATCGTCACCGCGAAGCCGTGCGAGGTCCCGGTGAACGAGACCACCTGCTTCCCGTTCAGCACGCGCCGGCTCCAGTTCTACAAGCAGGGTGACGTGGACGCGGTGAAGCTGGACGCCAGCGGCCAGGTCGTCTTCGAGAACCACATCAACCAGTCCCGCCGCGCCAACAAGGACGCGAACGGCAACCCCTTCATCCAGACGGGCCCCACCGTGGTGGACGGCGTCAGCCTGGGCATCCGCAACAGCAACGACCACCACTTCGACGAAGACCGCGCCATGTACAGCTGCGCGTCCGTGCTGCGCGGCCCGAACAAGGGCGACGTCTTCTTCGGCTCCAACCACGGCGTCACGCGCATCCGGGGCCTGACCTACAACGCCCACCGGCACCCGGTGTGGTTCGACGCGAAGGGCTCGCAGTACGCCGGCTACACCTACGGCCTGGGCATCTCGCCGGACGGGGACGTGCTCATCGCGAACGAGTGGAACTTCGGCACCGTCACGCCCGACACGAAGATGGAGAACTGGGACGACACCACCACGCCGGGCATCAACCAGCAGAAGGTGAAGTCCTCCTACCTCCCGGAGGTCAACTCGCAGGAGGCCTTCGACTCCTGGCGCGGCTTCCAGCAGACCACGGACAAGAAGTACTACCTGGGCAGCAAGGACCTGGGCCTGTGGGAGATGACCATCCTCTCCGCCAACAACCCCTTCCAGAAGGGCACCCGCATCGGCGCGGACGTCCCGGCGCTCAGCAACATCAACGC
This DNA window, taken from Corallococcus coralloides DSM 2259, encodes the following:
- a CDS encoding response regulator, which gives rise to MGKRPTVLVLNGSEDLIEALEEVLDEAGFQTKGVRVQDVIRGPLDFATLVRETAPAVIVYDISVPFALSWHAFQKLAAHPAAAGIPFVLTTTNREGAQEYTGPDVIELLLKPYDIDQFTRAVAQAAQRGAVSASVQ
- a CDS encoding sensor histidine kinase, which codes for MKPTLLLVEAPDPHRELLSLAFQGQGWRVLLAAGVEPGVQALVESPPVHLVLAAGALLASAAGRLDALREALAASGAPLWVEAPPAEQDALRRSGLPVAGFLAPGMSLGARVEAVRQALPREAREAGDRRAGLRVLVAEDDPVYRKLLQLALAPFRFEIMEAEDGLSALELARRHPPDIVLADVLMPRLDGFRLCLALRQDPKLARVPVILTHATSPDELDLRMAANVGANGFVRRAQGDDELVATLLRESRAEGPAPAPVPGEFSTETHLYAMVRQLERRVGLLEQAERTARESEERYRLVVAGSYDGVWDWDVRNQRMYWSPRLLEMLGLKPEDFPGTSEAFLARVHPEDRDAVASALALHLEQGAPYDVSFRLRHEAGGYRSCVSRGRAIRDAQGRPVRMAGIIGDVTEQLRLYREAREAVRVRDEFLAVAAHELRTPLAALRLRVQGTAAALKHERQVAPERLERALVAADRQVQRLADLVEGLLDVSQMQSHAPRLNLEDVDLGQVVRDVVVRWEEMAARAGCLLVVRDVASAVGHWDALRLGQVVTHLLVNAVKFGPGKPVELEVRADKDTAWLVVRDHGIGIAPDRVDGLFRRFERAVPTRNYGGLGLGLYRLHRIVEAHGGEVSVTSTLGQGATFRVRLPRAGPLVGHA
- a CDS encoding Fur family transcriptional regulator; protein product: MGAKKVTAQEKLTGFQDRIRAAGLRSTAPRVAVLRKLETATAPMSHADLVEELGGEGYDRVTIYRNLTDLTEAGLVVRADLGDHVWRFELKRAGATEHTNNHPHFTCTDCGTVACLPEESVRLTTARGVPRAVSQRAVEVQLRGLCDRCE
- a CDS encoding response regulator transcription factor is translated as MEAHHTLLVVDDDMDIRDALQDALELEGYAVQLAADGLEALERLRSSEPRPQLILLDLMMPRMDGIAFREALRHERACSDIPVVVASADLDVRDTVDGMGVAGYLRKPLDLSALLTTVKQLCLPV